From a region of the Oryzias melastigma strain HK-1 unplaced genomic scaffold, ASM292280v2 sc01596, whole genome shotgun sequence genome:
- the LOC112138802 gene encoding protocadherin gamma-C5-like: MGNAVYLIALDNIYSGTGMTKTKGYRARGWQALWWHHFFLLWSTIDAQTRYSIPEELKHGSVVGNLAKDLGLTLTEISERALRVASESGEQYFRVDAGRGELLVNDRIDREALCGQSASCVLPLQLVLEKPLSLHRIEVEIQDINDNPPKFYTEELFLNISETAVVGTRFPLESAEDSDVGGNSVKSYTLTKNECFTLKMKEVEDGKTVPELVLEKSLDREIKAVHQLRLTALDGGNPVKSGTSTITITVLDVNDNFPVFEKNSYRVSLLENTAKGSFVIKVAATDADEGPNGEIEFSFGARTPDSVLTLFNINPSSGEIILKGDLDYERETSYKIEITAKDKGSPEMQSHCRLQIDVIDVNDNKPEIILTSEPQPVREDAPGGTVVALLNVRDADSVNNSKVTLQISKGSPFKLKTSFSNNYALITSGPLDREKVSDYHVEITATDSGSPPLSSKRIVSVRITDVNDNPPVFTQKSYNVYLKENGVPGSILFSVSASDLDSGENAKISYSILDSKVQDVSVSSYVYMNSENGSIYSMHSFDYEKLKVFEIHVQAKDQGSPSLSSNATVHVFILDQNDNAPAVIYPSSAALGSLSHQRMPRSAKAGHLVTKVTAVDADSGHNAWISYRLAEATDASLFSVNLYTGEVRTKRAVSEQDDSSQRLILEIKDDGEPLQSATVTVSILLEDALHEPISELRLHKASEPSKKSGRITLYLILSLASVSVLSLLTFVILAVKCMRSSRSSGSCCCMRRQDSEDYKNPNRNLQIQLNTDGPIKYVEVLGGDMMSQSQSFRSCMSPMSEYSDFTLIKPSSTTDFKEVISVLDASLPDSTWTFESQQVSTEL; this comes from the coding sequence ATGGGAAATGCGGTTTATTTGATTGCCTTGGATAATATTTATAGCGGCACTGGGATGACAAAGACAAAAGGATACCGAGCCAGGGGATGGCAGGCGCTGTGGTGGCATCATTTCTTTCTCCTGTGGAGTACAATAGACGCACAGACTCGATACAGCATCCCGGAGGAGCTAAAGCACGGATCCGTGGTCGGAAACCTGGCGAAAGATCTGGGTTTGACTTTAACCGAGATTTCTGAGCGCGCACTGCGCGTCGCCTCTGAGTCTGGTGAGCAGTATTTCCGCGTGGATGCGGGGAGAGGAGAGCTGCTGGTGAACGACAGAATAGACAGAGAGGCTTTGTGCGGACAAAGCGCGAGCTGCGTGTTGCCTTTACAGTTAGTTCTTGAAAAACCTCTGAGTTTACATCGAATTGAGGTGGAAATTCAAGATATTAATGACAATCCTCCCAAATTTTATACTGaggaattgtttttaaacatttcggAAACGGCTGTTGTGGGAACTCGATTTCCATTAGAAAGCGCGGAGGATTCAGATGTTGGTGGAAATTCAGTAAAATCCTACACTTTAACAAAGAACgaatgtttcacattaaaaatgaaggaggttgaggatggaaaaaccgTTCCAGAGTTGGTGTTAGAGAAGTCGCTTGATCGGGAAATAAAAGCTGTTCATCAGCTCCGCCTCACTGCATTAGACGGAGGAAACCCGGTCAAATCCGGTACCTCCACTATAACCATAACTGTGCTTGATGTTAATGATAATTTCCCAGTATTTGAAAAGAATTCATATCGAGTATCTTTACTTGAGAATACTGCAAAAGGCTCGTTTGTGATCAAAGTAGCTGCAACTGACGCAGACGAGGGACCAAATGGAGAGATTGAATTCTCATTCGGCGCGCGCACACCTGATTCAGTGTTAACTCTATTTAACATTAACCCTTCGAGtggagaaattattttaaaaggcgATTTAGATTATGAAAGAGAGACATCTTATAAAATCGAGATAACTGCGAAAGATAAAGGGAGCCCTGAAATGCAAAGTCACTGCCGCCTCCAGATTGACGTTATTGACGTGAATGACAATAAACCCGAAATAATTCTCACCTCTGAACCACAGCCGGTGCGCGAGGACGCACCGGGAGGCACCGTGGTGGCTTTACTTAATGTGCGCGATGCAGATTCCGTTAATAACAGCAAAGTAACTTTACAAATATCAAAGggttctccttttaaattgaaaacctCGTTTTCTAATAATTATGCTCTAATAACCAGCGGTCCTTTAGACAGAGAAAAAGTATCAGATTATCATGTGGAGATCACAGCTACTGACTCTGGATCTCCCCCACTGTCTAGTAAAAGAATAGTATCTGTCAGAATCACTGACGTGAACGACAACCCTCCAGTTTTTACACAGAAATCTTATAACGTGTATCTGAAGGAGAACGGAGTTCCGGGTTCTATTCTGTTCTCAGTATCCGCGTCTGATCTGGATTCAGGTGAAAACGCAAAGATCTCTTACTCCATCCTGGACTCTAAAGTTCAGGACGTGTCCGTGTCCTCCTATGTTTACATGAACTCAGAGAACGGCAGCATCTACAGCATGCACTCGTTTGACTATGAGAAGCTGAAGGTGTTTGAGATCCACGTTCAGGCCAAGGACCAGGGCTCTCCTTCTCTCAGCAGCAACGCTACTGTCCACGTCTTTATCCTGGACCAGAACGATAACGCCCCCGCCGTCATTTACCCCTCGTCCGCTGCTCTGGGCTCCCTGTCTCATCAGAGGATGCCCCGCTCCGCCAAAGCGGGTCACCTGGTCACCAAGGTGACGGCGGTGGACGCGGACTCGGGCCATAACgcctggatctcctacagactGGCGGAGGCCACAGACGCCTCTCTGTTCAGCGTCAATCTGTACACAGGAGAGGTGAGGACTAAACGCGCTGTGTCCGAGCAGGACGACTCCTCTCAGAGGCTGATCCTGGAGATCAAAGACGACGGAgagccgctccaatccgccacCGTCACCGTGTCCATCCTGCTGGAGGACGCTCTCCATGAGCCCATCTCAGAGCTGCGACTCCACAAAGCGTCCGAGCCCAGCAAGAAAAGCGGCAGAATCACCCTTTATCTGATCCTGTCTCTGGCCTCGGTGTCCGTGCTGTCTCTGCTGACGTTTGTCATCTTAGCGGTGAAATGcatgaggagcagcagaagcagcggcagctgctgctgcatgagACGCCAAGACTCTGAGGATTACAAGAACCCCAACAGAAACCTGCAGATTCAGCTCAACACCGATGGACCCATCAAGTACGTGGAGGTCCTGGGAGGAGACATGATGTCTCAGAGTCAGTCCTTCAGGTCCTGCATGTCTCCCATGTCAGAGTACAGTGATTTCACTCTGATTAAACCCAGCAGCACCACAGACTTTAAGGAGGTCATCAGTGTGCTGGACGCCTCTTTACCTGACAGCACCTGGACCTTTGAGAGTCAGCAGGTGAGCACAGAGTTGTAA